The DNA region CCTTAGAAGTAAAGCGAAAACTCACGGGACTGGCAAAAGGGCTGCTTTAgaagaaataggaaataaaGTTGCAACAAGAGGAACACACATATCTAAGGTAAAAGAACATTTGAAATCTCTGTATGGGAAGAAGTTAGATTGCTGCTCTATACTAATAATAATTGTTTTCACAATAGAAAACAGAATGCCCCAAAGCATCCATAAAGCCTGTAAAAGGATCTAGCAAGATGACAAATGGAACTGTACTGTCTAAAGCTCCAGCTGCTGTAAatcaagcaaacaaagaaaCTGATGTTCCAAAGGTAAGAAGTTATGATACTGTTCCAATTTTAAATCTGATTTGCAACTTTGAGCTCTACCTTCACAATAGTTTATCTGTGGCTGTATCTCACTCCCCTGCCAAAAAAGCAAAGCCTCGGTACTGAGGTTTTGGCTTAATGCAGGTTGCACTTCAAGGCTGACGTTCAAGTGGCAGAATGAGCTGGTGAAGTACTGCATGAAGTTTCTGCTTTAGCTGGCAATTAGTAGAACATCTTGGGATTCTATCTTTGTGCTGTCAGTGAAAACTTCCTGCACTGGAGCCCAAGCTTGGTTTCCTCTTCCATCTAAAGAAATTGCATTAGTGACTGGTGAAATATGGAAGCAAAGGAACATTGAAATTTAAATGGTAGATCCATAAGATGTGCTAACAGATATGATCTGTTCCTTAGGTTCTGTCTCCTGTCCCTATGGATGTATCAATGCAAGAGGAGGATTTGTGCCAAGCCTTCTCTGACGTGCTGCTCAACAACGTGGAAGACATTGACGCAGAGGACTGGGAGAACCCCCAGCTGTGTAGCGACTACGTCAAAGACATCTACCTGTACCTGAGGGAGCTCGAGGTGAGCtggcccgggctgcgggggCGCCGCGGGGGCTGACCGCGCTGACCTGCGCTGACCGCACTGACCGCGCTGACCGCGCTGACCGCGCTGACCGCACTGACCGCgctctccccacagctgcagcagtcgGTGCGGCCGCACTACCTGGACGGCAGGGTGACCAACGGGCGCATGCGCGCCATCCTGGTGGACTGGCTCGTCCAGGTGCACTCGAGGTTCCGCCTCCTGCAGGAGACGCTCTACATGTGCGTGGCCATCATGGATCGCTTCCTACAGGTGAGAGCTCCTTCACTCATGCCCAGTACTTAGTCAGTTACCATGTTTGTGAAGGGGTTCAGGGTTTCCAAAAACCTGACAATCTACAAAATGTGCTCTGTGTTTAAGAGCTGTTACAGTGCAGCATCTTAACTCTGCTGCCTTCTTTGAGCCTGTCATTATACAGACACCTTTGACTAGAGTGAAAACCTCGTTTATAGGAATGAACACTGTCATGCTGGGATTCTAAACTGATAAATATGAATCTAACTATCTAGAGTTTGACACTTCAGGGCCTGCATTTTAAATGTCTGTGTTGCAGAGTCATCCAGTACCTCGCAAGAAGCTTCAGCTGGTGGGTGTAACAGCACTGCTTGTAGCTTCAAAATATGAAGAGATACTGTCTCCTGACATAGCAGACTTTGTTTACATTACCGACAATGCCTACACCAgtaatgaaattaaagaaatggaGATGACTATTCTTAAAGAATTAAACTTTGACCTGGGGCGACCTCTTCCAATTCACTTCTTAAGAAGAGCATCAAAAGCTGGGGAGGTTGGTACTTGTCCTCATTTTCTGGCACTTTCCTGTATCGCTAAAGCCTCTCAGGATGGCTTCTGGTGTTTTTATCATGTGATCTTACCTCCTCCAGCTTAAATGCTGGATGAAGAAATGCTCAGCTCTGAAACTCCACCGTGTGGAGTAAGAAGACAATGTCACTGTGGCAGCCAGTAGTATTTCACATTTCTATTTACTGAGGCCCGTGTTCAGCCTTAGTGGCAGCAATTTTACTGTTAAACTGAGAACCCTTGCTTTTAATCTCTTTAGTCCTGATCAACAGGATACTTTATTAGTGAAACACTAGCAGCATTGCAGTTCTTTGTATCTTCTGGTTGCAAATATTGTGTTATTTAAGAATCAAAAGAGAAGCTTTCTCTATGGCCCaaccctttttttctcctcctcagtAGTTATATTCAAATGACTGTCCTCTCTTGAAGTGGGCTTCAATTACCTCAGCAGACCACTGGGTAACTCAAATAAGGTTTTCCTTATGTTATTTTACACATTTCCTCCTCTAGTTTGCATTACAGAGGCAGCATTAGTGTCCCTAGTTGGGCACAGCAGTACCTGATACTGCAGTTTTCTGTTAAAATCCCTCACTTGACTTGGTGTCTGAATTCCAAATGCCTGCTGGTCTTGATTTGGAGAGGGATGTCTGTTAGAAAGGATGGTCCCTAAACTGTAGTGAAGATTTTGCTATTTTTGGTTCGTTCTTGAACACAATAACAATTCTGAGTGATTGTGCTAAAGTGGAACTGTGGATTAACAAGCTCTCAACCTTCCAGGCCGACGCTAAGCAACACACTCTAGCAAAATACCTGATGGAGCTGACACTGATAGACTATGACATGGTTCACCACCGGCCCTCAGAGATCGCAGCTGCTGCGCTCTGCCTGTCTCAGAGGGTTCTGGGGCACAACAAATGGGTGAGCATTTTAATCAAACTCCTTCTTCACTCAATGGAACTGAACCAataaagaacatgaaaaattGTGCTTATGTTGGTAGTAGTGCTGGTGCTGGAATGGTGGTTGGACAGACTGATGCATAGTGGCAGGTAGAAAAAGGAATGTACCAGTAAAAACTCAATTCTTTTCTGTGCGAATACTGGGGTACAAAAGGATTTTTCTCATGAAAGCATTGAATTACTGAAGGCTACGCTGTAAGTAAAGCTAGATTTCCATAATTCCTGCATTATATGTAGGGTAGTGAGGTTGTGGACCATGAGTAGTGAGCTGTAATTCAGCTGctagttaatttttttatgcTCTGTTCAGTCCAGAAGCATGGTCCTTGAAATTGATGTGTTCAGACTTCTGCCCATCAGGTTACTCTGGATCTGTCATTTAAACTGACAGCTACGGTTTCCAGCACTTGAATCAGCTCAGGGTGTTTGCTGCCTGAAGTGAGCGTGCCTCGAGCAGCAATTCCCCCCTCACAGATCTCAAGTTTGTTCCTGTTCTGCTGCAGGGTACAAAGCAGCAGTACTACACTGGCTATGCAGAAGACAGTCTTGTGATGACCATGAAACACATGGCCAAGAATGTGGTCAAAGTAAATGAGAAGTTAACAAAATACACTGTAAGTATAACTACTTAAATCCTTTCtctaatgttttaaaaatagctttgctGCATATTGTGGCTCCTTAGGTAAATACTCCCTATGTTAACTTGAAGCATATGCTGTTCTGACAAGCCTCTGAGAGGCTCTTGCACTAATGTTAACAGCAAAACCGTTTAGACGAATTGTGCTCTTGCTACTTTGCAAAGTGGTTCAGTGCAGCCTTAttggtttgcttgttttccaagCAAGCAGGCAAACTGACCCAAAATTATTTGCTTAAGGCAAAAATACTGTATGTGTGAAACTTGTACCTGTGTTCTCTGCAGGCTATCAAAAACAAGTATGCAAGCAGCAAACTACTGACCATCAGCACCATCCCTCAGCTGAACAGTGAGATCATCAAGGACCTGGCTGCGTCACTCCTGTGAagccctgggcagccagggCCTGATGGGGTGTGCACTTTGTCTCTCTACTGCTTTTGTACATAGCATTCCAGCCTCCCACAGACAGTTCCGACTCACACAGAAGGTgacattttaaattgctttgtAATACAGCTTTctatctaaaaataaaactcctttcttttaaatcttGAGAGTGTGACTCTTTAAGGTACAACGTACACATTTGCAGTCTAGTGTCCGAGTGGAACATTTGACTAAGTAGGTGATTGTTACAACTTGCAGTTAAATGGGCTTGATTATTCTCTATGGCTGTTTCCAGAGAGAATCTCCAAGCTTCATATATTGCATTATATTTATTAACTTATTTTCACTCTAGGCTTAAAGAGGAGGCAGACAGTGCATAGTTTTTGTTGTACCTTAAAGAACACTAAATCTACTTTTTTTCAGTGCCTTGTTCCAAGCAAGTATACtggaatttatttctttgtttggaGTTAGCCACCTTCAAGTTGGGGAAAGATGTAGGCTGTCTTTAACAGGTATTAACCTTGTAAatctttgtgtttctgtgtgctTAAAATAAGGGAGCTAAGGTAGAACAATTGGACATCTCCTGTAATGCTAACAGCTGTGCAGGGAATACAGGTGGAACTGAGCCATGAGACCTTTTGAAAGCAGCTCAGCTCTTGAGACCTTCTCCATGTCCTGAAAAGAAGCCCCTTAGGTTTTTCATTACCTGTTTGCTTGCCCACATCTTCTTTCCCCCCCTCGCTGCTCCAATAAACCTCTACCTGGGATTATGGAGTCAAACACAGGATAAGGCAGTTCTTGTCACTTCCTTCCACTTTGCctgcttttgtctttgtttCCAATCTAAGTGTCAGTACCTGTATGCTCAGGGAATACAAGCATGTAAGTAATGCAACTTTCTGTCTCAATACCTCATGTATGTCTATTTGTTAAATTAATCTTGTATGAGTAATGTTAAATTAGACCATTTGATAGTCTCCAGGTTATCCTGAACTCAGTGCCTCCCTTCCACACTCAGCTCTTCTATCATTGCTCAGCATCTCCTCTTCATGAGTGTGCTGGCTCTGATGTAGAAGGCAAGAACACAATCTACACAACTCAGTGCTCCCCTGGGACAAGTAAGCCTAGCACTTGCTGCAAATAGTgaatattctgaaaaatgtgCTTCATTCCTTGGAGTGAGGTCCTCATTTCTGGCTCCCAGAAATGGCTTCTACAGAAGATGGAGTTTGTGTACCTAAGTTAGGCAATGATTTAGGAGGGAGGGATTCAAGATTTCTAGCTACATCTTAAAGCTTATGCAGCTTTTTAATACCAAGATATGCAGGGCTTTTTAACTGCTCTTGACATGAGAGAGTGAAATGCACAGCACTTCAGCTGGACATAcggaaaataatttggtttggAGTGAAggaaagggttttttctttagaaagcaGTGGAGTAAAATCCTGAAGCCAGTGTTGTGAAGGGATCTGTTTGTATATGTGGGAACAAACTGTACAGAGAACAAACCTGTTGAtcattctgtgttttattttatggaGGTTCAAAAGGCAAAGCAGGAATTTTCAGAACTGCGGGGCAAGCAACAGCCACACTGCTGGGGGAGGCAATCAGACTTGGGCAGTAATACCTGTGCTTTTGCTATTTAAAAGGAGGAGTAGTGCATATCTGTAAGTACCTGCCTGGCATAAAAATTCTAGCAGTACTACTTCATAAGAACAGTAAACTACTGCATTATACATTTATACATGTTTCTATCATAACCAGTTTTTATATACAGTATATTTCTGTAAATGTACAGCTCGCATAACTCTGCATAATCTCTTCTATAACAGGTAGAGTATTAAACATAAATCCAACATGGGCCAGCCACATTATAATATAAATCTTGAAGGCAACATTGTTTAGCATACAGTACtatgtaattttctgttttaaattcttACAGTGCCTGTTGGAGTCCCTAAACACACCTGCAAACACAAACCAGTTCCATTACATCTCTGTACAGAATTAAATAGACCATCACAGTAGTTTTTTAGATGGCAATATCCCAAATGAGCCTAAATCTTTTTGACATGTAGCAGCAGCATACTTCTTAACATGTTCTCCAGAATGATCTGCATTAGAGGAAATGTGCATTTAATATTATCTTCAGTAGATAATTAAGAAAGTTGATATTCAGCTGAAGGCACTTATTAAATACACCCCTTCTGAAGTCCCTGGTTCCAGACTGCAAGTCACCTGTTTCAGGAAGATGGTAGGTTTGAGCATTCTTCACTTACCAGGTGTTAAAACCAGgttttaaatataataaataattggTCAGTTCATTGCTGTATGGTGCTGAGACAAAGATCAAAGTCTGTACTGTGGGTAACTCTTCCTGCTCATACACAATTTACTGGTGAAAATACTGCTGAGAGTGGCAGACCTTGGAAGAACAATGTCCTGAAGGCAAGGGAAAACATCTTCAACCACTGGTACCTTTACACCAAATTTTCTCTGAGAGTCTTTTAAATCTTGGTGACGTAATTGTTGGGGAACAGACCTTGTTTCCCTCGTAGTCTTCCCGTCCACCAGCCAGAAGGATCTGTAACAAGGACAGCAAGGTAAGAAGGAGGGAGGCTCTGGAAGCCTTTCTGTGTACCTGGTGCAACCTTGCAAAGCTGTGCTAATCCAGAGAGAGCCTTCTTGGGAAGAAATGAGGGGACAGGATTTTGGAGTGTGTTCATCTTTTGACCACATCATTTTGCCTTGAGGAGAGTGCTTTAGAGACCTAGAACTGGAATTGGTTAATTCCATTTTGCTTCTTGTGCTACAGCTTGGTTTAGGCTAATTTTCCTCTAAAGCCAGTGACAGAATTACTGTCTCACTGAGTTagagccctgcagtgccagtgaCAGGTCTTTGGTCTCTGACATGCTCTTGAGTGAAGGGGTTGGACTGGAGTAGAGGTTTCTCTCGCCCTGAGCCATCAGGGAAATCTGCCCGCCTAACAGAAGATGCAGTGGGGTGGCTCTGGGATCCTGCCCAGCCCTCGCAGTGTCCCCACGGCCCTGCTGTGCCCGTACCTTCCTTGACGATGTCGATGACGTCGTTGGCGTTGAAGCTGAGCTCGTCCGTGTCCTGTGCATCGTACGCGTAGAGCGCCCGGCACTGCGGCACCTGCGGCTTGGGCTTGGGCTGCGGCTTGGGCCGGCCCccggccggcggcgggcggTTCGATGTCTGCCTGCGGACACTGCGGACAGCGGGCGCGTGGGCCTGGGGCTCGGGGCCACACCTGAGCTCACAAACCCCTCTGAATTCATTTTAAAGAACATCACAGAACAAGGGAGCACACATCTTCCTGAATGTCACAACCATTAACAGTAGCAGTGCGAGACTTCCCTCTGAAAGGGACAGAGTCGCCATGTgtttcctgtggaaatggatGAGTAGGAACTTGCCTACAGCAGTTCAACTGCTTAGGAGATATTTAGTGTCCAGGCTGAAATGGAAGCGAATGTGCACATGCAGTTCATGCATATCTTGGTATCTACACAGCTCAGGCTGTGTCTCTCCCCTTGCCCCACTGTCACCAGTGATTTAGTTTTTAGCATTGAAAACAAAGTTCTAGCTCACAGGTTTGCTACTTTACCATTCTTGTGACTAAGCTGTAACAGAGACTCGCATCTCTTTTAAGTTGCCTCAGATTCCAGGGCCATCTATGGACTTGTTCTGTTACAGCCAACTCTGAAGCAGCAGGGGAGATGCTGCACAAACTGTCACAGCTGTGACCACTCCAGAGATTAggagggggaaagagggaagaaatgcATTTTGCCAGCTCATCAGCTAATAAAGGCTGGAAGAGAGAACAGGTATTAGACTCAGTATGTCggtttaaaattaataatatatgTGCTGAATGACTAAAAATGTAATGATGTGGAGGAGAATGAACTGTGATCACGTCACATAATGCCAAGATAACATAACACAGCTTTTGCAGAACACGGTTATGGTTACTTACATGAAAGTCCTAGGCTTAATTTTGTCAATACACCTCTAATTCTAACTTTGTAGTCAACTGCATCAGAATATAAGATTTGAAATACGGATTATAACAGCACTTCAGTTCTCAATCAGTCTATGAGGAGagagatttttctcctgttcttcaGCATCTCAGGATAGGAGACGTGAAACCTAGATCTATGTATGGAAATGAAGGAATTCAGCACAAGACTTGGAAAAATAGCTCAGCTTTTGTGCAGCTACATTAGAGCCTACAGTATCTTAAATGAGATGTTTTGCTGCTGGGAGGAACCTGCTGCTTTGAATCTTGGTCTTGTACTGGATTATTAGTACCACTGCATCCTTCTTGGCAGCTTTGctaaaaataaacttaattGCACTCCTTAAAAATGATACCTGCTTATATATGGCTGTGGTTTTGAGATACTAAGTTCACATCTCTTCTAGCTCGCAGCTTCCTTTTGAAAAAGAACAGGCACAGAAGTGTGTCTGAAATCCACTGGTGAATACAGTTACgttgtttcttttcagtgtaCTAAAGGAGCTCATAATGCTCAGGAAGGCAGCCTTGGGAATGTCACTTTCCTTAGGTTTGTTACTGCTGCAGAACACCTGGCATCTTTGGTTTTATCCTGTGGcctgtgtggttttgttgttaCATGAACTGTAGTCTCAAGACAAAGTTAAGTCTAATATTAGTAAAAGAGTTTAGGAAGAAGCTGACGTGATAAGAACATTTCACCACTAAAATCCAAGGAAGTTATTACAAGATGGAAATGTGTTGTTATGTGCTGATGGGTTTGAAGGTGGTAAAATAAGTAGCAGTGGCCActtctttctgatttctttcttatttgaagatttaacaaaaaaaatgctCTAAATATGCCTGAAATAGCTTATGGCTGACACTTGGCATAGTGGGGTAAAATGACTGCCATTGGTACAACTGCAAAGACCTCTGTACATGCCTAACCTTGCTTGAGGGCTCCACATTTAGGAACTAGAAAGCTCCTAAGGAACCCTGTGCATTTTCAATTCTCAAAATCTAATCAACTGTGAACATTTATGTTACTATTTGATAACTGTGAGGTGTGTAATGCTCACTAACACTGTAACTAATCTACTTAATAACCAGCCCCTTGGATCACACAGCAAAGGAATGGTCAGGCCAACAGGGCAATTTAGTGCAGAACACCTGCAAAGGAGCTTGTCTGCTCACTGACAGCTGAGACAGGGCTGCTTGTACAGAAAGTTGCTctatttttatagttttatatACTTTTGCTGGCTCCAAGAACCCCCATTCATGCACATCATGGGAGTCATCAGCAAACTGCTGCTTCTAAATTaaactttcttttgtttcctagAACTGCTGAGTAGGCAGCAGTCTTTGACAATTAAGTGACACTCAAGGCTTCCACTACAGTAAAGCTCTACTAATGTTCTACAAGGGAGTGCAGTAAGGGCTGAGTTAAGGTAGAAACTGTTGGGTCACTGAAAACCCCTAAACTTTTTTAAGGCTTTCAACATTCAGATTTAAGGTATTAAACTAGAACTGCTTCACCATTATTCCTATGGACTTAGGACGGAGTATGTTTTGGAATCTGATGGAATGGATGATACCTTTGAGTACAGCTCAACAGCGCAACCTGGAGATTGATGCACAGAATACATCAGTCATGGACAGTTTGAGTGTGTAAAACTATTTGCAAAAATGGATATCCTTTTAGGAATCAGTGTAAAATCTTACCCAGCTGCTCCTTGGTCAGGTACTTTCAAGAAATCCAAGCTTTGTGGCTGCTGTGAAATCTTGCCTGATCCTCCCGACATTTGCCGCGGTAAAGCCGGTCGTGTCATACTTGTGTACAGCAGGTTCTTCTGATTGGCCCATTGACTTCCTGGGACCTGGGGATGGGCTGCAGACTGAGGGGGGTTTATTACTccattctgctgctgccctagAAGGAAATGAAGTGTGAGTGCACGCAGCCCAAACTCCAGCTCAGTAAAGGTAACCTGTGATGGCTCAGCTGTCACAGAGCCCCACCTATCAAGGaacccaaaaccaaaatcatGTTGAAATGTTGATTTATACCCAGTTTCTGTCTGCTGACAATCTGTTTTGGGTTCCCAACTTCATGGACTTGTGCTCAGATTTAAGACTTGTGCCCGGGTGTTCCAAGCAAGCACGAGGATTAGCTCTCAGCTGAATTCTAGTTTAGCTAACATGGTAGCACCAGCTCCTCTCTAAAACACGACACAACATTTTATCCAGATAAGAGTTAATCCAAAGTTAGccagaatttcttctttttcttttgaagttcaAACTCAGTCTACCACATACTCTAGGAATTTGACTGTTTTTATTAAGTCACTATAAATACTTGTCTCTTTTCACAAGCATGTGGGGCAGGTCTTTGGGctcttttattgttttgtttaaaaataatgccTTGATGCTATTTTGATAGTTGAAAAGGAGTTTGAATTTTCTAGGACTGACATGGTATAtgcctttaaataaataattatgcCTCCAACTTGAATTTAAAGCAAATCCACCCATGTCTGAGCTACTTGCAGTATCAGGGCCTAAAGTCTGCATGCTTTACATTCCTAAAATGCCTATGGAACAAAACTGGAGCTATACTTCcattaaaaatcagtttcttcCATTATCTGGGTGACCCTCTCCTCTGCCACTGTGATTCTACCTGCTAACCatcagcagaaggagcagctgtgcacagGAGAATTCATAATCACAGCGCCTGGGAAAACCCTACTGCCTGCAACAGCTGCTCTTTGCTTCTGACAGTCTCTGGTACTGTGGCAGAACTTAAGGGTCATAAACTCCTGTGTAAACCCCACTCTGCAatccaaaccagcacagcacatACATTATGGTGATATAAATAAAGTTTTGGGTTATTCTGAACCTGTATGGAACACTCTGTTCAGTTACTGCACCACTGACTTCAAAACAAGATTGAAAATAGCAGAAGCCAGAGAGAATTGCTTGGGAATTTCAAGGAGAAATTTGCCCAAATCATGACATGGCTTCAAAATCCTTGGAAATCTGGACATTTTAACTGGAACTCTTTTGTCACACCTGTCTGCAATTTTGACTTTACAGCTATGTGTGGCTACTTTCCAAGAGAGTTTAACATTCAAAAAATatccaaagaaacaaaaagccatGTTACTGTAACCTACAGAGGTTTGTGGGAAAGCCCTCTACTCACCTTTTAAATGTGACAGCCCAATGCCTGAGGGTCAACACAGCGCTTACCTTCAGCACTAACACTTCTAGCTATAAAACTGCTGAAAGAGTGTTTGAAAATATAAACCAGACTGTCCGTGCTTTAACTGATGCTGTACAAATACTATCTCTACTGACAGGTCAGCTCTTACAGTAATTTCCCACTTCACTACCAGTTCTGGCAGATCACACAGCCCTTAGTTTGACTCATACAGCTGTGAGGATTTGGAATTGTCTATTTAATCTGGTAACCCAGACTGGTCACACCCCTAACTTCCACCATTAGCATTGTGCTTCTCAATAAACAGCAGCTGACTGAAACAGGACTCtttgttaaaaagaaagtacTCTGGCAgtgtaagtaaaaaaaaacctcttggGAAATGTTGGGTCAATGGAATATTGTTCTCCCCTGTGAGttcacaagcaaaattaatcaTATCTGCCCGGGGCAGAGGTGGAACACCCCGATGACATCACCCCTGCAGAAAGAGCCAGGctgttccctggcacagccgctGTGTGCCAGCACTCAGGCACACGGGAGCTGTAACATGTCTGACAGGGCAGGACAATGACACAAACTGcattctgtgctgtgctggccctgcaaAGCATTGTCTGTGGCTCGATAAGCACACAGCTTGTGCCCTGCACAGTGGAGAAGGCCACAGGGTCAGGTTTACATTCAGTGGCTTATACCAAGAGTCTGAACAAGTCACAATCCACGTCAagcaggacagccccaggggaaTATCCAGCAGGACACTTCACAGAATGCCTACAAACAGATGCTTTCCAGGCAGGATCattgaaacagaaatttaaactgttaccataatttttttttatgggtAAAAATTGCCTGATGACAGGAGAAAACCAAAAGCCTTCATCTGGAATTCTGTTTTGCCCAAGCTAACAAGGACTTACCTGGAGGAGGTGGTGCAGCTCTCATTGGATAAGTCTGATTTTGAGACCTACTGGAATATCCTCTGCCTTGGGTAAGGTTCCGTCTAGTAGGTCCTAGGAGAAACCAGCAACACTCTGTTACCCCTTCACAATTTACATTATTTGGGTAAGTCCTGCTGGCTGCCAGACCCCTGTTGTGTGATCAGAAAGAGCTGATCTTCAGGAATAAGGAATCTGactcctgcagggctggccaggctgTTATAAAGCACTAAGTGCAAAAAGGATGACAGGGATATTCTCCCCTTTGTGATGCAGTTCAGCCCCAGGATATAAAGCAAAGCCTTCTTGCAGCT from Prinia subflava isolate CZ2003 ecotype Zambia chromosome 15, Cam_Psub_1.2, whole genome shotgun sequence includes:
- the CCNB2 gene encoding G2/mitotic-specific cyclin-B2 yields the protein MRERPSVWLGAERFCAERRQRPPFVSVPMALPVTRRAPIARGMENAVSDLRSKAKTHGTGKRAALEEIGNKVATRGTHISKKTECPKASIKPVKGSSKMTNGTVLSKAPAAVNQANKETDVPKVLSPVPMDVSMQEEDLCQAFSDVLLNNVEDIDAEDWENPQLCSDYVKDIYLYLRELELQQSVRPHYLDGRVTNGRMRAILVDWLVQVHSRFRLLQETLYMCVAIMDRFLQSHPVPRKKLQLVGVTALLVASKYEEILSPDIADFVYITDNAYTSNEIKEMEMTILKELNFDLGRPLPIHFLRRASKAGEADAKQHTLAKYLMELTLIDYDMVHHRPSEIAAAALCLSQRVLGHNKWGTKQQYYTGYAEDSLVMTMKHMAKNVVKVNEKLTKYTAIKNKYASSKLLTISTIPQLNSEIIKDLAASLL